DNA from Delphinus delphis chromosome 8, mDelDel1.2, whole genome shotgun sequence:
CCCCCACCAATCCTCTGCATTCCTCATGTACAGACAGGAAGACAAGTCCAGAAACAGTTAGGAAGATCACACAGCAGATCAGAGACAGAATCAGACCCAAACTCACAACTCCTGGCTTCTAGTCTAGGACTCTGTCTACCCAACTTCCCTGATGACTTGTCTGTGTCCCTATCCTGGGGGACAATCAACAAGCCCCTCCCTCaacacacacctacacacccCCTTCAGTCTCTCCTGCTTCCACCCACATCGGAGCCACATCCTTTCCTGTCCCCATGACAACCACTGGCAACTCCTGGGTGACAggtccccaccccgccccagagattcccagagatctccagggCCAGGAGTTAGGCTCACCCAGGTAGCATGAAGGGTGGCAAATGTGGGCTCTGGGTAACAGCTGCCCAGCGCCTGGACACCTGTGCCATATGTCCCCAGGCCAGGTCACCCTCCTGCAGACCTTATCCGCCAGCGGGAGATGAAGTGGGTAGAGATGACCTCACACTGGGAGAAAACCATGTCTCGGCGGTACAAGAAGGTGAGGGGGAGAGTGGTCCCACCCAGGCCTCCGTGGCTCAGCCCCCTTTGCCTCGGCCCATACCCAGGCAAAATTCACCCCTCCCATGTCCCAGTACCTCCTGCCTTTTCTCCCTGCTACCCAAAGTGGCTCTTGCCTGATGACAGGTTGTGCTTGGGGCCTGCCGACAGGAGCAGGGGAAGCTGGTGTGGCTGGCCTAACGGGGTCCCTTGGCCTCACCCACAGGTAAAGATGCAGTGCCGGAAAGGCATCCCCTCGGCCCTGCGGGCCCGGTGCTGGCCCCTGTTGTGCGGGGCCCATGTGTGTCAGCAGAACAGCCGTGACACTTATCAGGTGAGGGAACTGGCAGGGgtcccacctcccttccctggcCCTTCACCACTCTGGGCCTTCACATTCACCTTTTTGTCCACCCACAGGAACTGGCTGAGGCCCCTGGGGACCCACAGTGGATGGAGACCATCGGCAGGGACCTGCACCGCCAGTTCCCTCTGCATGAGATGTTTGTGTCACCCCAGGGTCACGGGTACGAGGCCAGTGATGCCCAGGGACCCCCAGCCCCACAACCCTCAGGTGCTTTGGCCTAGTACCCCCCCGCTCCAGCTTTATATCTTTGCATCTCAGAGGACCCAGCAAGGCCCTCAGGGGGCTGAGGCCTGGGAAAGGGCCGccagagggtggggaagggatgccCGGAGGACTGGCCCCTAACGGGGTCTTCTGGCACAGGCAGCAGGGGCTCCTCCAGGTACTCAAGGCCTACACCCTATATCGGCCGGAACAGGGCTACTGCCAGGCCCAGGGCCCTGTGGCTGCCGTGCTGCTCATGTATCTGCCCCCAGAGGTGAGTACCCTCAACCCTGCTACGGGGACCCAAGACCCTGACCCCCTAACCCCAGTGATCCATGACCCCCAACGCTGGTGACCTAGGGACCTAGTAATCCTGTGCCCTGGACCCATGACCCCTCCATCCCCAGGAACTCTGGCCTCAGGGACCTGGGATCCTTGACTCCTACCCAAACCTGTCCTAGTGAGTGACTCAGGGCCTCATGACCACCAACCTCAGCGACCTTCAAACCCAACGACCTTGACTGCAGGAACATGGAACCCTGAGCCCTGACATTTGCCCCAATGATCTAGGAGTCTGGTTGTTATTACCTTGACCTTATGACTTCTGATTCTGAACCCTGTGACCATGATCCCTGACCCCAGTGACCCCAAGAACCCAAGACCTGAACTTTGGGACCCTCCCTAGCCTTGACCAGTGAGCCCCTACCCTGTGACCCTCAAATTCAACCCCCTGAGCCCTGTGACTTCCAACTCCCTGCACCCCTTGGTAGGCCTCTATCTGGGCAACAGGAAGCTTTTTGGTAAGACCTGCCCCTCCTTACCAGCCCCAGCACTGAGTCCAGGCTCCTGGCTCCAGAGTCACCCCAGATGGTGTCCagaccctcccctgcaccccttTCCCCCGCCCTGTGGTCCCCTCCGTGGTCCCCTCTGCGGTGGGCACTCAAGGCCTGTGCCCGCCCCCAGGAGGCCTTCTGGTGCCTGGTACAGATCTGCGAGGTTTACCTCCCTGGCTACTACGGGCCCCATATGGTGAGAGGCTGGGATGGGGCCAGAGGGcacagggggaggggctgggcggggggggggaggggcctggggactGGGTGGGGACCTGGGGACCGGGAGTGGAGATGCTGACGGACGTGGCCACAGGAGGGTGTACGGTTGGACGCCGAGGTGTTCACGGCCCTGCTGCGGCGGCTGCTCCCGCGTGTGCACAAGCACCTGCAGCAGGTGGGCGTCGGGCCCCTGCTCTACCTGCCCGAGTGGTTCCTGTGCCTCTTCGCCCGCTCCTTGCCCTTCCCCACGGTGCTGCGTGTCTGGGACGCTTTCCTTAGTGAGGGTGAGTGTGTGGCTGGCCAGGTGGGCGGGGGCAGGCGTGGGAACTGGGGCCGGAAGCCTCGGGTGCCTGGTGTGCAGAGGGGATGAGGGTGCCAGCTCTGCTCTGCCCCACCGCCACTGCCAGTCCTGGCCTGGGGTCTGGGTGCTGGGGTGTGCTGAGGGTGACAGCGCCCTGTGGCTCTGGGGAAACGGCCCAGCCCTTGGCCACGGATCACCAATGTAATGAATGatagcccccacccccagcagtgaGACCACCACAGGGAGGGCACCATCTGCTTGGGGGAGGGCTGGAGTCGGGGGGCGCTGCAGAGATCACAGCAGTGAGCCAGCTCAGGGAGCGGGCACAGTGGGGGCATGGCCGATGGAGCCCCACGGGCCCTGGTGAGCGCTCTCGGAGGCCAGCGCTGCTCCGGAAGCCAGGGCCACTTGAGTGAGTGAGACCTACATTCTGGTGGAAGTGGGGATGGGAGGCGACGGTACTAAATTAACAAGATATTTATAGGTTGTCAGAAgttctgtgaagaaaataaaacaaaggatgtTCCAGAGTGTAGGGGGGCGGCAGGAGGAGAGTTTAAAGGTGCTCGCAGCTGCTCTATGGAAGAGGCAAACTTGCAGGGCCAGTGTGGAGGCGGAGAGGCCAGGCTACAGACGACTGACGTGGGGGTGCGGACATGGGAGAAGTGCCAGGCCAAGAGAAGGGTGGTTGGACCAAAAAATGGTAGAAATCAATCAGTGCatctattgagcacctgctgtatgcccAGTTG
Protein-coding regions in this window:
- the TBC1D10C gene encoding carabin isoform X2 gives rise to the protein MASGVCSTMAQALGEDLVQPGELQDDSSSLGSDSELSGPGPYRQADRYGFIGGSSAEPGPGHPPADLIRQREMKWVEMTSHWEKTMSRRYKKVKMQCRKGIPSALRARCWPLLCGAHVCQQNSRDTYQELAEAPGDPQWMETIGRDLHRQFPLHEMFVSPQGHGQQGLLQVLKAYTLYRPEQGYCQAQGPVAAVLLMYLPPEEAFWCLVQICEVYLPGYYGPHMEGVRLDAEVFTALLRRLLPRVHKHLQQVGVGPLLYLPEWFLCLFARSLPFPTVLRVWDAFLSEGVKVLFRVGLTLVRLALGTTEQRLACPGLLETLGALRAIPPTQLQEEVFMPQVHSVALSEQDLQREIKAQLAQLPASASGPPPRPQARLPGAQAIFEAQQLAGTRGATRPEVPRIVVQPPEEPRPPRRKPQTRGKTFHGLLTRSRAPRIESPARSHRGSTSSLDTRF